From Micromonospora rifamycinica, a single genomic window includes:
- a CDS encoding acyl carrier protein, whose protein sequence is MAEDLVVEVITDLLDLPGETIAADTPLTAVDGWDSVNALRVLVYLEREVGRPLDYERFAAVATVGELAELVGADAGSRR, encoded by the coding sequence TTGGCTGAGGATCTGGTGGTCGAGGTCATCACCGACCTGCTCGACCTGCCCGGCGAGACCATCGCGGCGGACACCCCGCTGACCGCGGTGGACGGCTGGGACTCGGTCAACGCGCTACGGGTGCTGGTGTACCTGGAGCGCGAGGTGGGTCGTCCCCTCGACTACGAGCGGTTCGCCGCGGTCGCCACCGTCGGCGAACTCGCGGAGCTCGTCGGCGCGGACGCGGGGAGCCGACGGTGA
- a CDS encoding FAD-dependent monooxygenase, with product MSAVEETDVLIVGGGPAGALLGFLLARRGIGVIVVEKQTSLERDFRGETVAAPSVVTLRRLGFGPALDAHGFLRTEGVTMRMEGRRVMHVDYRRFALGEVPVDIPQPALIAMFSDAAAEFPTFEYRFGTSFTGLLRDGDAVTGARLRRRDGSTSEVRARLVVGADGRFSKVRHAAGITADVQHMARDFLSFKLPRPADWGLQAELVVDRDRHLVVLPTFPDFLRVGHNLPKRGLGALRAAGFEPFKAGIMALDPRLAPVVAEHLNSWDDTSFLEIFTAEVPEWTRDGLVLIGDASHTCTPILGQGVNLAIQDAVVIAPVIADALSTAGPVPAAAFTGFVTERRRHKAHVTSFQRLQEKALATGSTPGVLLRRARYRLLDALPLKYRIFGGVLNAPHGIDPADLAVAAGGSRPGLGV from the coding sequence GTGAGCGCCGTGGAGGAGACCGACGTGCTGATCGTCGGTGGCGGCCCGGCGGGAGCACTGCTCGGCTTCCTACTGGCCCGCCGGGGCATCGGCGTGATCGTGGTCGAGAAGCAGACCTCCCTGGAGCGCGACTTCCGGGGCGAGACGGTGGCCGCGCCGTCGGTGGTGACGCTGCGCCGGCTCGGCTTCGGCCCGGCGCTCGACGCCCACGGCTTCCTGCGGACCGAGGGCGTCACCATGCGGATGGAGGGCCGCCGGGTGATGCACGTCGACTACCGGCGGTTCGCGCTCGGCGAGGTTCCGGTGGACATCCCCCAGCCCGCCCTCATCGCGATGTTCAGCGACGCGGCGGCGGAGTTCCCGACGTTCGAGTACCGCTTCGGCACCTCGTTCACCGGGCTGCTGCGCGACGGCGACGCCGTCACCGGCGCCCGCCTGCGCCGCCGCGACGGCTCGACGAGCGAGGTGCGCGCCCGGCTGGTGGTCGGCGCCGACGGCCGGTTCTCCAAGGTGCGGCACGCGGCCGGGATCACCGCCGACGTGCAGCACATGGCCCGCGACTTCCTCTCCTTCAAGCTGCCGCGCCCGGCCGACTGGGGTCTCCAGGCGGAACTGGTCGTCGACCGCGACCGGCACCTGGTGGTGCTCCCCACCTTCCCGGACTTCCTCCGGGTCGGCCACAACCTGCCCAAGCGGGGGCTCGGCGCGCTGCGCGCCGCGGGCTTCGAGCCGTTCAAGGCCGGCATCATGGCGCTCGACCCGCGGCTGGCCCCGGTCGTCGCCGAGCACCTCAACTCGTGGGACGACACGTCGTTCCTGGAGATCTTCACAGCCGAGGTGCCGGAGTGGACCCGCGACGGGCTGGTGCTGATCGGCGACGCCTCGCACACCTGCACCCCGATCCTCGGCCAGGGCGTCAACCTGGCCATCCAGGACGCCGTGGTGATCGCGCCGGTCATCGCCGACGCGTTGTCCACCGCCGGCCCGGTCCCCGCCGCCGCGTTCACCGGGTTCGTCACCGAGCGGCGTCGCCACAAGGCGCACGTCACCAGCTTCCAGCGGCTCCAGGAGAAGGCGCTGGCCACCGGCAGCACCCCCGGTGTGCTGCTGCGTCGCGCCCGGTACCGGCTGCTCGACGCCCTGCCGCTGAAGTACCGGATCTTCGGCGGCGTCCTCAACGCGCCGCACGGCATCGACCCGGCCGACCTGGCCGTGGCGGCCGGCGGCAGCCGGCCCGGCCTCGGCGTCTGA
- a CDS encoding type I polyketide synthase has translation MHDNDPAGDPTQLLAVVGMAGRFPNAPDLDAFWQLLADGGDAIRPVPPERWDATAQLDPERAVQDVGGFLDDVDQFDPGFFGISPREAADIDPQQRLMLEVAWRALEDAGQPAAALRGTRTGVYVGASWHDYEILRKERGATATQHSTVGNALDVIAARVSYFLGLTGPSLVVETGCSSSLVALHLAGQALRTGEIDAALVGGVNLILAPDVSIGLTHFGGLSPQGRCKAFAADADGFVRAEGIAGLYLKRLDRALADGDRIQGVVVRTVVNNDGGGDSLVTPNPAGQEDLLRRAYVEGGIPLDRLAYVEAHGTGTGRGDPVEAEALGRVAGQARDTAVGPLPIGSVKTNIGHTEATAGLAGLLKVLLAIRHRTVPATRQHGELNPGIDFAGLRLRVATGPVALPDEPVFLGVNSFGWGGTNAHVVVADPPREPAGAEPASPALGVPAVLPISAHSSAALAERVRQVRDLLAHGTDPAQVAGALAHRADHFPLRVAALATDTAATLDRLDTWSTDHDADVDGLVTGRAEPVGRVAFVFPGQGSQWAAMGRDLYAASPVFRSVVDRCARAIAPHVDWDLAGVLSGAAGTGWTSRVDMVQPALWAMSVGLAELWRHAGVTPDVVIGHSQGEVSAATVAGILSYEDAALVVATRSALAVRASGRGRMLSVALDPEAARAALAGFEDLVSLAVENGPASCVLSGDGDAVLALREILEADGVHCRLVDVDYASHSPQMDALTPDLTAALAAITPVDGTVELVSTVRGTTLSGPELDAAYWAENLRRPVRFLTTVEELVAGGVTHLVEISPHPVLLTAIEQIAASRPVPPRVLGTLRRDAGTVDDLAAAFATGYVAGLAPHAYLPPGRTVRLPGIAWQRTRNWTEGGRRRGGRLGLDVTVVPSATEPDLWQGDLEIGTGSHPWVADHRVHDAVVVPGAAMLAVALATGRSRTGQEPTVLRDVRFSADLTLTGDAPAQVGALWRDDVTEGGSFTLCSLASDGSGWTTHATARVQQSAATAPVPFPAGLVGQPPVGADDFYAACERRGLRYGPALRGVRRVSVDGARALGELELPAKCRAGASVALHPALWDAALQVSLALDEGTGTVVPTGVQRVERHRATVPTAGWSYAERRDDGRYDVHVFDAEREPVLSMIGLSLQELTLTAGDDPDTALLHRLAFRPAPSPEPATLPGRWLVAGTGPLAAALPGEELTDPAGLVAAEPAGVVFVVPTGGPQQRAALVGLTELTRAAAALPMPPRIAVVTTGAQAVTGADLPDPGAAMFWGFTRVLRREHPELAPTLVDVAAADDPVVAALAVVAELATTDGDDQVVLRGVDRWVGRIVVGRAEPDEEPPAWRTPVQPFRLVPARPGRWDGLEFRPRSRGVPAAGEVQIEVTAAALNFIDVMKAMGTYPDPVGGELLGGECAGRVTAVGADVTGFAVGDRVVACAFGAIASHLTVAADRVRALPPDLDDADAAALPLVTLTAWYALADLGRVRAGETVLVHSAAGGLGLAAIGVARHLGAEVLATAGTEEKREYLRGLGVRQVFDSRDLSWADEVLAATGGRGVDVVLNSLTGAAIDAGLDVLAEDGRFLEVGKKDVYAGRRISLAAFRKSVTVAAIDLAGLMDRRPERFAPLFTEVWDLVVAGKLPRLPVARYDFADAADALRTMATGRHIGKLVLVDPTTVTAVVPEPMPGGRFRADGTYLITGGLGALGLSLAEYVAEHGGGALALLGRRAPDPDAGERIAALRAAGCDVRAYPVDVTDRAAVAAVLDQVRAGQPPLRGVVHAAGVLDDATIATLRPEQIERAVAPKVDGARHLDALTTDDPLDLFVLFSSAAALVGNAGQAGYAAGNAYLDSLAEARRRRGRPALSVQWGPFADVGLAAQDGNRGDRLSERGMGSFPVTRAWPALARFLDDGERVVGYVPLNVRQWFDAYPDTAALPSWQELRADGGTGGGDGTVFLERLHGAAADARVPLVEEKVRELTGRVLRIDPGAVDQQTPFKALGLDSLMSLELRNRLESAFGLKLSPTLLWTYGTAGALATVLCEQLLDTATETERVQ, from the coding sequence ATGCATGACAACGACCCTGCCGGCGACCCGACCCAGCTGCTGGCCGTGGTGGGCATGGCCGGGCGGTTCCCGAACGCCCCCGACCTGGACGCGTTCTGGCAGCTGCTGGCCGACGGCGGCGACGCCATCCGGCCGGTGCCGCCGGAGCGTTGGGACGCCACCGCCCAGCTCGACCCGGAGCGGGCGGTGCAGGACGTCGGCGGGTTCCTCGACGACGTCGACCAGTTCGACCCCGGGTTCTTCGGCATCTCCCCCCGGGAGGCCGCGGACATCGATCCGCAGCAACGGCTGATGCTGGAGGTGGCCTGGCGGGCGCTGGAGGACGCCGGCCAGCCGGCCGCCGCCCTGCGCGGCACCCGTACCGGGGTGTACGTCGGCGCGTCCTGGCACGACTACGAGATCCTCCGCAAGGAGCGGGGCGCCACCGCCACCCAGCACAGCACGGTCGGCAACGCCCTGGACGTGATCGCCGCCCGGGTCTCGTACTTCCTGGGGCTCACCGGCCCGTCGCTGGTGGTGGAGACCGGTTGCTCGTCGTCGCTGGTGGCGCTGCACCTGGCCGGCCAGGCGCTGCGCACCGGGGAGATCGACGCGGCGCTGGTCGGCGGGGTCAACCTGATCCTCGCGCCGGACGTCTCGATCGGGCTCACCCACTTCGGCGGGCTGTCCCCGCAGGGCCGGTGCAAGGCGTTCGCCGCGGACGCCGACGGGTTCGTCCGGGCCGAGGGCATCGCCGGGCTGTACCTCAAGCGGCTGGACCGGGCGCTCGCCGACGGCGACCGCATCCAGGGCGTCGTCGTGCGGACCGTGGTGAACAACGACGGCGGCGGGGACAGCCTGGTCACCCCGAACCCGGCCGGCCAGGAGGACCTGCTGCGCCGGGCGTACGTCGAGGGCGGCATCCCGCTGGACCGGCTCGCCTACGTGGAGGCGCACGGCACCGGCACCGGCCGGGGCGACCCGGTCGAGGCCGAGGCGCTCGGCCGGGTCGCCGGTCAGGCGCGGGACACCGCCGTCGGCCCGCTGCCGATCGGTTCGGTCAAGACGAACATCGGGCACACCGAGGCGACCGCCGGCCTGGCCGGGCTGCTCAAGGTGCTGCTCGCGATCCGGCACCGCACCGTGCCGGCGACCCGGCAGCACGGCGAGCTGAACCCGGGCATCGACTTCGCCGGGCTGCGCCTGCGGGTGGCGACCGGCCCGGTGGCGCTCCCCGACGAGCCGGTCTTCCTCGGCGTGAACTCGTTCGGCTGGGGCGGCACCAACGCGCACGTCGTGGTGGCCGACCCGCCGCGCGAGCCGGCCGGCGCGGAACCGGCGTCACCGGCGCTCGGCGTCCCGGCCGTGCTGCCGATCTCCGCGCACTCGTCCGCCGCCCTGGCCGAGCGGGTCCGGCAGGTGCGCGACCTGCTCGCCCACGGCACCGACCCGGCGCAGGTGGCCGGCGCGCTCGCCCACCGGGCGGACCACTTCCCGCTGCGGGTGGCCGCGCTCGCCACCGACACCGCCGCGACGCTGGACCGGCTCGACACCTGGTCCACCGACCACGACGCCGACGTCGACGGGCTGGTCACCGGCCGCGCCGAGCCGGTCGGCCGGGTCGCCTTCGTCTTTCCCGGACAGGGCTCGCAGTGGGCGGCGATGGGCCGCGACCTGTACGCCGCCAGCCCGGTGTTCCGGTCCGTGGTGGACCGCTGCGCGCGGGCCATCGCCCCGCACGTCGACTGGGACCTGGCCGGCGTGCTGTCCGGGGCCGCCGGGACCGGCTGGACGTCCCGGGTGGACATGGTGCAGCCGGCGCTGTGGGCGATGTCGGTGGGGCTCGCCGAGCTGTGGCGGCATGCCGGTGTCACCCCGGACGTGGTGATCGGGCACAGCCAGGGTGAGGTCTCCGCCGCGACCGTCGCCGGGATCCTGTCCTACGAGGACGCCGCACTGGTCGTCGCCACCCGCAGCGCGCTCGCCGTGCGGGCGTCCGGCCGGGGGCGGATGCTCTCCGTCGCGCTCGACCCGGAGGCGGCGCGGGCCGCCCTGGCCGGGTTCGAGGACCTGGTGTCGCTGGCGGTCGAGAACGGGCCGGCCTCCTGCGTACTCTCCGGTGACGGCGACGCCGTGCTCGCGCTGCGCGAGATCCTGGAGGCGGACGGGGTGCACTGCCGGCTGGTCGACGTCGACTACGCCTCGCACAGCCCGCAGATGGACGCGCTCACCCCCGACCTGACCGCCGCGCTCGCCGCGATCACCCCGGTCGACGGGACGGTCGAGCTGGTCTCGACGGTCCGGGGGACCACCCTGTCCGGTCCCGAACTGGACGCGGCGTACTGGGCCGAGAACCTGCGTCGACCGGTGCGCTTCCTGACCACCGTCGAGGAGCTGGTCGCCGGGGGCGTCACCCACCTGGTCGAGATCAGCCCGCACCCGGTGCTGCTGACCGCGATCGAGCAGATCGCCGCGTCGCGCCCGGTGCCGCCCCGGGTGCTGGGCACCCTGCGCCGCGACGCCGGAACGGTGGACGACCTGGCCGCCGCGTTCGCCACCGGGTACGTGGCCGGTCTGGCCCCGCACGCCTACCTGCCGCCGGGCCGGACCGTCCGGCTGCCCGGCATCGCCTGGCAGCGCACCCGGAACTGGACGGAGGGCGGCCGGCGACGCGGCGGCCGGCTCGGGCTCGACGTCACCGTCGTCCCGTCGGCCACCGAGCCCGACCTGTGGCAGGGCGACCTGGAGATCGGCACCGGCAGCCACCCGTGGGTCGCCGACCACCGGGTGCACGACGCGGTGGTGGTACCCGGCGCGGCGATGCTCGCCGTCGCCCTGGCCACCGGCCGGTCCCGTACCGGCCAGGAGCCGACCGTGCTGCGCGACGTGCGGTTCAGCGCCGACCTCACCCTGACCGGCGACGCGCCGGCCCAGGTCGGCGCGCTGTGGCGCGACGACGTCACCGAGGGCGGCTCGTTCACGCTGTGCTCGCTGGCGTCCGACGGCTCCGGCTGGACCACCCACGCCACGGCCCGCGTCCAGCAGTCCGCCGCCACCGCGCCGGTGCCCTTCCCGGCCGGCCTGGTCGGGCAGCCGCCGGTCGGGGCCGACGACTTCTACGCGGCGTGCGAACGGCGCGGGCTGCGCTACGGCCCGGCGCTGCGGGGCGTCCGCCGGGTGTCGGTCGACGGCGCCCGCGCCCTCGGCGAACTGGAGCTGCCGGCGAAGTGCCGGGCCGGCGCGTCGGTCGCCCTGCACCCCGCGCTGTGGGACGCGGCCCTCCAGGTCAGCCTGGCCCTCGACGAGGGCACCGGCACGGTGGTGCCGACCGGGGTGCAGCGGGTCGAACGGCACCGGGCCACCGTGCCGACGGCCGGCTGGTCGTACGCCGAACGACGCGACGACGGCCGGTACGACGTGCACGTGTTCGACGCCGAGCGCGAGCCGGTGCTCAGCATGATCGGCCTGTCCCTCCAGGAGTTGACGCTGACCGCCGGGGACGACCCGGACACGGCGCTGCTGCACCGGCTGGCGTTCCGGCCCGCGCCCAGCCCCGAGCCGGCGACGCTGCCCGGCCGGTGGCTCGTCGCGGGGACCGGTCCGCTGGCCGCCGCCCTGCCCGGGGAGGAGCTGACCGACCCGGCCGGGCTGGTCGCGGCGGAGCCGGCGGGTGTGGTGTTCGTCGTCCCGACCGGCGGGCCGCAGCAGCGTGCCGCGCTGGTCGGGCTCACCGAGCTGACCCGGGCCGCCGCGGCGCTGCCCATGCCGCCGCGGATCGCGGTGGTGACCACCGGGGCCCAGGCGGTCACCGGTGCCGACCTGCCGGACCCGGGGGCCGCCATGTTCTGGGGCTTCACCCGGGTGCTGCGCCGCGAACACCCGGAGCTCGCCCCGACACTGGTCGACGTCGCCGCCGCCGACGACCCGGTCGTGGCGGCGCTCGCCGTGGTCGCCGAGCTGGCCACCACCGACGGCGACGACCAGGTGGTGCTGCGCGGCGTGGACCGCTGGGTGGGCCGGATCGTGGTCGGCCGGGCGGAGCCCGACGAGGAGCCGCCCGCGTGGCGTACCCCGGTGCAGCCCTTCCGCCTGGTGCCGGCGCGACCGGGCCGATGGGACGGCCTGGAGTTCCGGCCGCGTTCCCGGGGCGTCCCGGCCGCCGGGGAGGTGCAGATCGAGGTGACCGCCGCCGCGCTCAACTTCATCGACGTGATGAAGGCGATGGGCACCTATCCGGACCCGGTCGGCGGGGAGCTGCTCGGCGGCGAGTGCGCCGGACGGGTCACCGCCGTGGGCGCCGACGTCACCGGGTTCGCCGTCGGCGACCGGGTGGTCGCCTGCGCGTTCGGTGCCATCGCCTCCCACCTGACGGTCGCCGCCGACCGGGTCCGCGCCCTGCCGCCCGACCTCGACGACGCCGACGCGGCGGCGCTGCCGCTGGTGACGCTGACCGCCTGGTACGCGCTGGCCGACCTGGGCCGGGTGCGGGCCGGCGAGACGGTCCTGGTGCACTCCGCCGCCGGTGGGCTGGGCCTGGCGGCGATCGGCGTCGCCCGGCACCTCGGCGCGGAGGTGCTGGCGACCGCGGGCACCGAGGAGAAGCGGGAGTACCTGCGCGGCCTCGGCGTCCGGCAGGTCTTCGACTCCCGGGACCTGTCCTGGGCCGACGAGGTGCTGGCGGCCACCGGTGGCCGGGGTGTCGACGTGGTGCTCAACTCGCTCACCGGCGCGGCGATCGACGCCGGGCTGGACGTGCTCGCCGAGGACGGCCGGTTCCTGGAGGTCGGCAAGAAGGACGTGTACGCCGGCCGCCGGATCAGCCTGGCCGCGTTCCGCAAGTCGGTCACCGTGGCGGCGATCGACCTGGCCGGCCTGATGGACCGCCGCCCGGAACGGTTCGCCCCGCTGTTCACCGAGGTGTGGGACCTGGTGGTCGCCGGCAAGCTGCCGCGCCTGCCGGTGGCCCGGTACGACTTCGCCGACGCCGCCGACGCGCTGCGCACCATGGCCACCGGTCGGCACATCGGCAAGCTGGTGCTGGTGGATCCGACCACGGTCACCGCCGTGGTGCCGGAGCCGATGCCGGGTGGCCGGTTCCGGGCCGACGGCACCTACCTGATCACCGGCGGCCTGGGCGCGCTCGGCCTGTCGCTGGCCGAGTACGTCGCGGAGCACGGCGGTGGCGCGCTCGCCCTGCTCGGGCGGCGTGCTCCCGACCCGGACGCCGGGGAGCGGATCGCGGCGCTCCGGGCGGCCGGCTGCGACGTCCGGGCGTACCCGGTGGACGTCACCGACCGGGCGGCGGTGGCCGCGGTCCTGGACCAGGTCCGGGCCGGGCAGCCGCCGCTGCGGGGGGTGGTGCACGCCGCCGGTGTCCTCGACGACGCGACGATCGCCACCCTGCGGCCCGAGCAGATCGAGCGCGCGGTGGCCCCGAAGGTGGACGGCGCACGGCACCTGGACGCGTTGACCACCGACGACCCGCTGGACCTGTTCGTGCTCTTCTCCTCGGCTGCCGCCCTGGTCGGCAACGCCGGCCAGGCCGGCTACGCGGCGGGCAACGCCTACCTGGACAGCCTCGCCGAGGCCCGCCGCCGCCGGGGTCGACCGGCGCTGTCGGTCCAGTGGGGACCGTTCGCCGACGTCGGCCTCGCGGCGCAGGACGGCAACCGGGGCGACCGGCTGTCCGAGCGCGGCATGGGCAGTTTCCCGGTCACCCGGGCGTGGCCGGCGCTGGCCCGGTTCCTCGACGACGGCGAACGGGTCGTCGGCTACGTCCCGCTGAACGTACGGCAGTGGTTCGACGCCTACCCGGACACCGCGGCGCTGCCGAGCTGGCAGGAGCTGCGGGCGGACGGGGGCACCGGCGGCGGGGACGGCACGGTGTTCCTGGAACGGCTGCACGGCGCGGCGGCGGACGCCCGGGTGCCGCTGGTGGAGGAGAAGGTGCGGGAGCTGACCGGACGGGTGCTGCGCATCGATCCCGGCGCCGTCGACCAGCAGACCCCGTTCAAGGCGCTCGGGCTCGACTCGCTGATGAGCCTGGAACTGCGCAACCGGCTGGAGTCGGCGTTCGGGCTGAAGCTCTCGCCCACGCTGCTCTGGACCTACGGCACGGCCGGCGCCCTGGCCACCGTGCTGTGCGAGCAACTCCTCGACACCGCTACGGAAACGGAACGAGTGCAGTGA
- a CDS encoding HAD-IIIC family phosphatase, translating into MSVDQGTGSAPATGRVALAGLRASLGGTPPDLAAVRELLDRVPDPLDLEAAGRLLRGARGRAALADADLPRTRLALLGSSTMDALPPMITAAAFRRGILPEIRMAGFNQWQLEIAAGAPELSTLRPRLVGCLLDDAAVFDRVADPVDLDEVEARCAAFPAELAGWATAARDTLGGLTVLTTIPLGPLRSRRLVSYAARARLAAAWSKMNAGLAALAAELPSTVVLDHGDLAEAAGGIFADHRMRQVAGHAYAPGYLLAYAEELSRVAAADLGRTAKCLVLDLDNTLWDGVVGDVGTAGLRIGGSYPGTAHTELQRLALDLCAQGVLLAVSSKNDEPVALAALDNHPEMLLRSAHLVARRIDWEPKAGNVRAMAAELNLGSDAFVFVDDNPVERELMRRMAPEVTTVELPDDPARYAATLAARGDFLVLSVTDEDRDRTTLYRRQARRREVEQQATSLADHLARLGTRLTVEPCTPVNAGRITQLFAKTNQCNLTGVRYGADEVDRSGTDGAPTFFTARLGDTFGDHGLIAAIALDRAADGTWTIGNFVLSCRVFSRGVENTLLGLVLRAAAAAGAPGVTGTFRPTDRNGRFAELYPSLGFHPTGDTGEFRHDLARLPDLSPFIEITHEPEVFRVG; encoded by the coding sequence ATGTCGGTTGACCAGGGCACCGGGTCCGCGCCGGCGACCGGCCGGGTCGCGCTGGCCGGGCTGCGGGCCAGCCTCGGCGGCACCCCGCCGGACCTGGCGGCGGTCCGCGAGCTGCTCGACCGGGTACCCGATCCACTCGATCTGGAGGCGGCCGGCCGGCTGCTGCGCGGCGCCCGGGGCCGGGCGGCGCTGGCCGACGCCGACCTGCCGAGGACGCGCCTGGCCCTGCTGGGCAGCTCCACGATGGACGCCCTGCCGCCGATGATCACGGCGGCGGCGTTCCGCCGGGGGATCCTTCCCGAGATCCGGATGGCCGGCTTCAACCAGTGGCAGCTGGAGATCGCCGCCGGAGCGCCCGAGCTGTCCACGCTGCGGCCCCGGCTGGTCGGCTGCCTCCTCGACGACGCGGCGGTCTTCGACCGGGTGGCCGACCCGGTCGACCTCGACGAGGTGGAGGCCCGCTGCGCGGCCTTCCCGGCGGAGCTGGCCGGCTGGGCCACCGCCGCCCGCGACACGCTCGGCGGGCTCACCGTGCTCACCACCATCCCGCTGGGTCCGCTGCGGTCGCGCCGGCTGGTGAGCTACGCCGCCCGCGCCCGGCTCGCCGCCGCCTGGTCGAAGATGAACGCCGGGCTGGCCGCGCTGGCCGCCGAGCTGCCGTCGACAGTGGTGCTCGACCACGGCGACCTGGCCGAGGCGGCCGGCGGCATCTTCGCCGACCACCGGATGCGCCAGGTGGCCGGGCACGCCTACGCGCCGGGCTACCTGCTCGCGTACGCCGAGGAGCTGTCCCGGGTCGCCGCCGCCGACCTGGGCCGTACCGCGAAGTGCCTGGTCCTCGACCTGGACAACACGCTATGGGACGGCGTGGTCGGCGACGTCGGCACCGCCGGACTGCGGATCGGTGGCAGCTATCCGGGAACCGCGCACACCGAACTCCAGCGGCTGGCCCTCGACCTCTGCGCCCAGGGCGTCCTGCTCGCGGTCAGCTCCAAGAACGACGAGCCGGTCGCCCTGGCGGCGCTCGACAACCACCCCGAGATGCTGCTGCGCAGCGCGCACCTGGTGGCCCGGCGGATCGACTGGGAACCCAAGGCCGGCAACGTCCGGGCGATGGCCGCCGAGCTGAACCTCGGCAGCGACGCGTTCGTCTTCGTCGACGACAACCCGGTCGAGCGGGAACTGATGCGCCGGATGGCACCGGAGGTGACCACCGTCGAACTGCCCGACGACCCGGCGCGGTACGCCGCGACGCTCGCCGCCCGGGGCGACTTCCTGGTGCTGTCGGTCACCGACGAGGACCGCGACCGCACCACCCTGTACCGCCGGCAGGCCCGGCGGCGGGAGGTCGAGCAGCAGGCGACCAGCCTGGCCGACCACCTGGCGCGGCTCGGCACGCGGCTCACCGTCGAGCCGTGCACACCGGTCAACGCCGGGCGGATCACCCAGCTGTTCGCCAAGACCAACCAGTGCAACCTCACCGGCGTGCGGTACGGCGCGGACGAGGTGGACCGGTCCGGCACGGACGGCGCCCCCACCTTCTTCACCGCCCGCCTCGGCGACACGTTCGGCGACCACGGGCTGATCGCCGCGATCGCGCTGGACCGGGCCGCGGACGGCACCTGGACCATCGGCAACTTCGTGCTCAGCTGCCGGGTGTTCAGCCGCGGCGTGGAGAACACCCTGCTCGGGCTGGTGCTGCGGGCGGCCGCCGCGGCCGGCGCACCCGGCGTCACCGGCACGTTCCGGCCGACCGACCGTAACGGCCGGTTCGCCGAGCTCTACCCCTCGCTCGGGTTCCACCCCACCGGCGACACCGGCGAGTTCCGGCACGACCTGGCGCGGCTGCCCGACCTGAGTCCCTTCATCGAGATCACGCATGAACCGGAGGTGTTCCGTGTTGGCTGA